The sequence below is a genomic window from Halosolutus gelatinilyticus.
TCGCGCGCCCCGAGTCGCTTCCCGTGAAGGGAATGCCGGTCGCGGCGCCCCCGTGGACGCCCGGGTGGTCGCCGATGACGTGGAAGTCCGCGTTGGCGTCACCGTAGCCGAAGGCGGCGACGTGATCGTCGGGATCGCTCCGATCGTACGGCGGTCGCATACCGAACGGATTGCTCGTCCTGTCGGTGACGTTCTTCACGGGAGTTGGAAGGGGATCGGATCCCATAACCCGTACGGTCGCCGGCGGAGGCGGATTTCAGGGCGACTGGCCGTCGCGAAGCAACGTCACCGACACGCGGCCGACGGCGTCGAAGTCCTTCAGCCGGTAGACGAGCGACCGGACTTCGGCCGCTGGTCCGTGACAGAAGATCGCTTCGAGACACCACTCGCCGTGGTGGACGTGACAAGTGGTATCGATCGCGGACTGGAACTCGTGTTGGATCTCGTGGAGATCCTCGATGATCTCCTCGTGGACGTAGTCGAAGACGACGGTCGCGGCGACCGTCCCGTGCGCCCGCTCCAGCCGGTGGTGGGATTCGACGTACTCCTGAATGGCTTCGCGGAGGGCTCGCGAACGCGAGTTCAGGCCCTCCGCCTGCCAGGTTCGGTCGAATTCGGCGAGCATCTCGTCGGGAATCGCGAGGCTGGTTCGCATACCCGCCCGTTCGGACGGACCCGTGAAAAGTGACGACGATCGCGGCGGCCTGACAATGCCGACGGCGATCGAGAGCGTCTCGAGCGTCGGTTCGCCCGTGTGGCCGATACCTATATGTAAATCTCCGGTCTTCTGTCGACTATGTATCAGTTGGGGCACTACGGTGCTGCGCTGCTCACCTACGCCCCGCTCGGTGCCGTCGTCGCCATCTCCGGACACGAAGCGGTGGCGATCGTCGGCGCGCTGCTCTGCGTCGGCCTGTCGACGCTCCCGGACTGCGATCACCGGCTCCCGGTAATCGAGCACCGCGGGCCGACGCACACGGTCCTGTTCGCGCTGCTGGTCGGTGTCGCGCTCGCGGCGGGAGCCGCCGCGCTGGTCGAGGCATCGTCGCCGTTCGCCGACGTCGGCTTCGTGGCGTTCGCGTTCGTCGTCGGCGCGCTCTCGATCGGCTCGCACCTGCTCGCGGACGCGCTGACGCCGATGGGAATCCGCCCGTTCTGGCCGTTCTCGCGCCGCCGGTACACGCTCGATCTGACGCCGGCCGCGAACCCGATCGCGAACTACGTCCTGCTCGTGCTCGGCATCGCCGCCGCGGCGACGGCGGCGATGATCGTCGCGATGCTCGGCTGACCGATCTCGGTGGCCGCGTCCGATTCGACCGCCCGCGGACGGTCCGAAGAAGCAACGAGTGGGCGTGAACGGGCCGGAACGCGCCGGCTACCGCGACAGCGGGCCGGCCGACCCGCGCGAGCCGGAGGCGGCCCGGACGAACCAGCCGCCGGCGAGGAAGACCGCGAGAAGGGCGACCGTGGCGGCCAGGTACGGTACTTCGAGCGTCGGGTTGGTGGCTTGTCGCCCGAAGTAGAGGACGGCGACCGCGAGCGGCGGCGCGGCGAGGAGGGTCGTCGCGGCCGGCCGGCCCGCAAACCGGTTCCGACCGACGATCGTGGCGACGATCGCCGATCCGAACAGCGCGAGCGTGATGGCGTACTGGATGAGCTGTTCCGTCGACGGGTCGTTCGTAATTTCGATCCCGACGACCGGGCTGAGCGCGACGTGTATCGGCAGCGCGACGATCCCGATTCCGATCGCGGCGACGACGTGGGTCGTACTCAGCCGCGGTTCCCAGACCAGCACCGTGGCGACGACGAACAGCGTGAAGATGAGCACGGCCGTCCAGAAGTGCAGCGACAGGATGTCCATCTGGTACTGGAGGACGGTCTCGCGGCCCAGGACGACCTGAACCGGCGTCAGCACCATCCCGAGGACGACGAGCGACGCGACGCGCCGATCGACCTCGGGCGATCGCCACGCCGCGATCGCCGACCCGATGATGGCGAAGCCGGCGAACATGGCGACGAAGCGGTGGATCCACTCGTAGAAACTCGGAACCGACGCCGGGAGCAGGTTGTACGGCCCGGCGTCGCACTGGGGCCAATTGGCCTCGCAGGCCAGCCCCGAGCCGGTGGCCTTCGTGGCCACTCCGAGGAGGATCGTCGCCGCAACCAGCGCGAGCGTCGTCGCGAGCAGGTGGGGAAAGCCGAACCGATCGATGAGCGATCGAGCGTCCAGACGAGCGGTGGTGTTCTGGGTCGACACGGGCGTTCGCGCGGGGATTGGGACCAGCCGTACTTAGATTACCCGAGTCGTTCCTCTTCGCCGGGAATCGGCCGACTGACGACGCCGCGCGAGCGCCGTTGATGCCGTCCGAGCTGACGATCGACGCTCGACCGGCCCCTTCGTCGATCGCCCGTCGTCGGTGCTCGATCGTCCGAGGTGGGGATCGGCCGGTGCTCGCAGCGAGCGGTCGACCTTCGTCGGATTCAAGAGTCACCCACGCCAGCACCCGGCATGGACAAACGAGCGCGACTCGCAGCGTATCTCGACGCGCAGGATCTCGATTCGATCTGGTTCGCGCGACCGAACTCGTTCGCGTGGCTCACCGGCGGCAGCAACGTCATCGATCGCGAGACGGACGCCGGCGTCGCGGCCGTCGGGTACGACGGGAACGGCGTTACCCTCGTGACGAACAACATCGAAGCCGATCGGATCGTCGCCGAAGAACTGCCGGACCTCGACGACCCGACGGTCGAGCGGTTCCCGTGGCACGCCGCGTCGCTCGGCGAGGCGATCGCAACCGCGGTCGGCGCGGACGAGCGAGCCGCTGCGGACATCGAGATTCCGGGCTTCGATCGGGTCGATCCGACCGCGCTTCGCCAGCCGCTGACCGAGCGCGATCGAGCGCGGTATCGCGAGCTCGGCCGCGATACCGCCGCGGCCGTCGAGTCGGTCTGCCGGGAGCTCCAGCCCGGCGACACGGAACACGAGGTCGCGTCGGCCCTGCGGGTCGCCCTCTCGGCTCGCGGCATCGAGGCGCCCGTCGTGCTCGTCGGTGGCGAAAAGCGCGCCCAGCAGTACCGCCACTATACGCCGACCGACGCCGAACTCGGCGGCTACTGTCTCGTCTCGACCACCGCCCAACGACACGGCCTCCACGCGAGTTGCACGCGGGCCGTCGCCTTCGATCCGCCGTCGTGGCTCGAGGAGCGTCACGCGATCGCCGCCCGCGTCGAGACGACGGCGATCGCCGCAACCCGACACGTCTCCGCGGCCGACGGGGTCGCGGGCGACGTCTTCGGCGCCGTTCAGGACGCCTACGACGCACTCGGCTACGACGGCGAGTGGGAGCACCACCACCAGGGCGGCGCCGCCGGCTTCTCGGGCCGGGAGTGGATCGCGAAGCCGGACACCGAGGCGCCGGTCGAGACGCCGATGGCTTACGCGTGGAATCCGACGGTTCAGGGGGCGAAAAGCGAAGATACGGTGCTCGTGACCGATGACGAGGTGGAAGCGGTGACGACGACGGGACGCTGGCCGACGATCGCCGCCGAGAGCGTCGCGGGTATCGAGGCCGTCGGTCGATCGCTGGAACTCGAGCGGCCGGCGGTGCTCGGCCTGGAGAACTGACGGACCGGCCGGATCGGACCGCGTTACTCGTCGGGCTCAGGATCGCTTCCGTCGCGGGCGTCGGAATCGTCCGCGTCGATCGTCTCGACGTCGACTTCGTCGTCGAACTCGACTGTCTCGGTGGATGGCCCAGTTCCGTCGGATTCGTCCGTGCCGCCGTCGATCGTCGGGGCGGTATCGTCGACGGTGATCGTCACTGGCTCGACGTCCTCTTCGAGGTCCGGTTCGGCCTCGTCCTCGCGGTCGAGGACTCGATCGAGCGTGAAGATCGTGTTCAGTTCCTGCTGGACCTGATCGACGACGCCGCCGACGAGTTCGCTGGGCTGGATCGCCCGGTACTCGTAGGGGTTGTTCCCGGCGCCCTCGTTGGCCCGCTTCTCCCGGGTGACGCGCTCCTCCTCGTGGAGTTCGGCCAGCGCTTCGCGGACGGTGCTCGGGTAGAGCCCCGTCCCTTGCGCGACCTCCTCGGAGGTGCTCCCCGGGTTCGCCAGCAGGTAGACGTAGATCTTCGCCCGCGTCTCCGTGTCGAGGATCCACGAGAGCAGATCGACGATCCGCTGGTCGACCTCCTCGACCGCCTGCGTTCGAACCCCGTCGCCGTCGCCGGCAGCGTCGTCGGTCGACCCGTCGACGATCGTCGGGTCGTCGCCGTCGTCCTCCCCGATCCCGTCGCCGAGTCGCTCCTCGTCACTATCGTCGGGAGTCATGTGTCCTCTCCTGTAGGACGAAGTCTCGTGCGATGTTAAACCTTTGCGGGGCTCTCGATCGGTACGTTCCGGTTGCGAACGTCTACGGAACTCCCTCCGTCCGCGCGATGCGTAGAGAAGCGGACGGGAACACCGCGAACGCCAGCCCCGTTCAGTTCCACCCGCGGTGGTAGCCGGGCCAACCGGTACGGACGAGGATGAAAGGCGATTTCGTGGTGTTCCTACTCGCGTCAGTACTGAAACCGTAGAACGCGACTCGAACTGTGCGCTATTCCGTCTGCAAAACCAGCGACTCGCAGAGCGCGTCCGGTCCCCGTTCCTCGAGCAGCCGTCGCTGCCTGCTCGCGCCGCTCTCCCGATCGTAGACGCGCCGAATCCCGTCGATTTCCAGGCGTTCGCACTCGCGATCGACGAGTTCGCCGAGGCCGACGGTGCCGTCGAGGTCGCGATCGATGAACGACGCCTCGTGGCCGTGGCGGATCGCCCGCCACTTGTTCTCGTCGAGCAGTTCCCGGCGGTGGCAGTGACCGCTCGTGCCGTCCTCGTACTCCTCGGCCAGCGCCTCGACCAGCGCGCGGGCGTACTCGACGAACGCGAGCACGACGTCCGGGTCGGCCTGCCCGTCGGGGGTTCGCAGTTCGACGGTCCCGTGGGCCGTGTGCGGGCGAACGTCGTACCAGAGTTCGCCGCGGTCGTTGATCGAGTCGGTTTCGAGCATCCGCCGTTCGAACCGATCGAACGCCTCGAAGTCCTCGAAGTAGGTCGGCATCCCGGTGTTCGGCAGCGCCTCGAAGATCTTCGCGCGGGCGGATTCCAGGCCGGTGTCGAACCCGTTCCAGTACGGCGAGTTGGTGGAGAGCGCGAGCACGATCGGGACGTACCACCGAAGCTCGTTGGCGATCCAGACCGCCTTGTCGGCGTCGTCGACGCCGACGTGGACGTGGACCCCCGCGGTGGTGTTGCGGTGTTGCGGGTACTGGATTCGATCGAGTTGCGATCGGTAGCGGGGTTTTTCGGCGTGTTCAAGTTCGCGCCACGTCGCCAGCGGGTGCAGCCCCGCTGCCGCGATCCGGAACCCGTAGCGCTCGGCGTGGCCGACGAGCGCCTCGCGGACCGAGAGCAGCGCCTCGCGGGCGTCGGTGGGGTCCTCGATCAGGGGCGTCTGGGTTTCGATGACGAACTTGAACAACTCGTGATCGAGCCGTCCCTCGAGAATCTCGGGCGGGTCGTGTTCGTAGACGAGTTCGTCGGTGCCGCTCGTGGGTCGACCGCGCTCGTCGACGACGAAACACTCCTCTTCGATGCCCAGCGTGCCCATACGCGTAAACGAGTCCCGCGAGCCCCGTTCCATCGTGGGGTGCTTTCGGCCCCGATAGTAAATACGGTTTGGAGTCGGCGGCGCGGCCATACGAACCCGATCCCGCGGATCGCTCTTGGCTAATACGATGATAAACGCGCTCCATCCGGTTCGTAGCGATCGCGCCGGGTATCACTCCTCGCTCTCGTAGGGGTCGCCGACCGACGCCGGCATCTTCGTCCTGCCCCACGCGGTGAGCACGACGATCACGGCGGCGTAGGGCAACAGGTTGACTAGTTTCCCGGGGACGCCGATCCCAGCCGTCTGAAACTGGACGTTCAGCTGGTCGAGCGCCGCGAACAGCAGCGCCGCGGCGGCGGCGCCGATCGGGTTGTAGTTGCCGAAGAGATAGGCGACGATGGCGATCCAGCCGCGGCCGTCGGTCAGCGTATCGCCGCCGCCGTTGAAGGTGCCGAGGTGCGCGAGGAGGACTGCCCCGCCGAGCGCCGCCATCGCGCCGGAGAAGAGCACCGCGGCGTAGCGAACGCGGATGACGTCGACGCCGGCGGTGTCCAGCGCCTCCGGGTTTTCCCCGGCCGCCTGGATCCAGTAGCCGTAGCGGGTCCGGTAGAGGACCACCCAGGCGACGACCGCGAACACCGCGGTGAGCAACACCAGCGGCGACTGATCGAAGAGGATCGGACCGACCCCGGGGAGGTCGGCGAGGTACGGAATCGTGAGCGTGTCGACGCTCGCGAGGCCGCTGTAGTTTCTGTCGTCCCAGACGAGGATCGCGACGAAGGGGGCAAATCCCAGGGCGACGAACCAGACAGCGAGTCCCGCCACGATCTGATCCGCCTCGTACCGGATCAGCAAGACGGCAAAGAGCATGGTCAGAACGAGGCCGACGACGACCGCGACGAGTATCGCGATCCAGACGTGGCGCTGGGCGGGCGACGATCCGCCGACGGCGTACATCGCGGCGGCAGTCGTCAGCGCCCCGATTATCATGAACCCCTCGAGGCCGATGTTGAACACGCCGCTCTTCTCGGCGTACAGGCCGCCGATCGCCGCGAGCGCGATCGGGGCCGCCATCTCGAGCGATCGGTTCACGAAGCCGATCGTGACGAGCCGACCCAGGTCGACGT
It includes:
- a CDS encoding M24 family metallopeptidase, translated to MDKRARLAAYLDAQDLDSIWFARPNSFAWLTGGSNVIDRETDAGVAAVGYDGNGVTLVTNNIEADRIVAEELPDLDDPTVERFPWHAASLGEAIATAVGADERAAADIEIPGFDRVDPTALRQPLTERDRARYRELGRDTAAAVESVCRELQPGDTEHEVASALRVALSARGIEAPVVLVGGEKRAQQYRHYTPTDAELGGYCLVSTTAQRHGLHASCTRAVAFDPPSWLEERHAIAARVETTAIAATRHVSAADGVAGDVFGAVQDAYDALGYDGEWEHHHQGGAAGFSGREWIAKPDTEAPVETPMAYAWNPTVQGAKSEDTVLVTDDEVEAVTTTGRWPTIAAESVAGIEAVGRSLELERPAVLGLEN
- a CDS encoding COX15/CtaA family protein, whose translation is MSTQNTTARLDARSLIDRFGFPHLLATTLALVAATILLGVATKATGSGLACEANWPQCDAGPYNLLPASVPSFYEWIHRFVAMFAGFAIIGSAIAAWRSPEVDRRVASLVVLGMVLTPVQVVLGRETVLQYQMDILSLHFWTAVLIFTLFVVATVLVWEPRLSTTHVVAAIGIGIVALPIHVALSPVVGIEITNDPSTEQLIQYAITLALFGSAIVATIVGRNRFAGRPAATTLLAAPPLAVAVLYFGRQATNPTLEVPYLAATVALLAVFLAGGWFVRAASGSRGSAGPLSR
- a CDS encoding helix-turn-helix domain-containing protein, translating into MTPDDSDEERLGDGIGEDDGDDPTIVDGSTDDAAGDGDGVRTQAVEEVDQRIVDLLSWILDTETRAKIYVYLLANPGSTSEEVAQGTGLYPSTVREALAELHEEERVTREKRANEGAGNNPYEYRAIQPSELVGGVVDQVQQELNTIFTLDRVLDREDEAEPDLEEDVEPVTITVDDTAPTIDGGTDESDGTGPSTETVEFDDEVDVETIDADDSDARDGSDPEPDE
- a CDS encoding glutamate--cysteine ligase, with translation MERGSRDSFTRMGTLGIEEECFVVDERGRPTSGTDELVYEHDPPEILEGRLDHELFKFVIETQTPLIEDPTDAREALLSVREALVGHAERYGFRIAAAGLHPLATWRELEHAEKPRYRSQLDRIQYPQHRNTTAGVHVHVGVDDADKAVWIANELRWYVPIVLALSTNSPYWNGFDTGLESARAKIFEALPNTGMPTYFEDFEAFDRFERRMLETDSINDRGELWYDVRPHTAHGTVELRTPDGQADPDVVLAFVEYARALVEALAEEYEDGTSGHCHRRELLDENKWRAIRHGHEASFIDRDLDGTVGLGELVDRECERLEIDGIRRVYDRESGASRQRRLLEERGPDALCESLVLQTE
- a CDS encoding metal-dependent hydrolase codes for the protein MYQLGHYGAALLTYAPLGAVVAISGHEAVAIVGALLCVGLSTLPDCDHRLPVIEHRGPTHTVLFALLVGVALAAGAAALVEASSPFADVGFVAFAFVVGALSIGSHLLADALTPMGIRPFWPFSRRRYTLDLTPAANPIANYVLLVLGIAAAATAAMIVAMLG
- a CDS encoding ABC transporter permease, yielding MSARDYANGIPVRLGAIAIVVGLASALVLQSDVDLGRLVTIGFVNRSLEMAAPIALAAIGGLYAEKSGVFNIGLEGFMIIGALTTAAAMYAVGGSSPAQRHVWIAILVAVVVGLVLTMLFAVLLIRYEADQIVAGLAVWFVALGFAPFVAILVWDDRNYSGLASVDTLTIPYLADLPGVGPILFDQSPLVLLTAVFAVVAWVVLYRTRYGYWIQAAGENPEALDTAGVDVIRVRYAAVLFSGAMAALGGAVLLAHLGTFNGGGDTLTDGRGWIAIVAYLFGNYNPIGAAAAALLFAALDQLNVQFQTAGIGVPGKLVNLLPYAAVIVVLTAWGRTKMPASVGDPYESEE
- a CDS encoding CopG family ribbon-helix-helix protein produces the protein MRTSLAIPDEMLAEFDRTWQAEGLNSRSRALREAIQEYVESHHRLERAHGTVAATVVFDYVHEEIIEDLHEIQHEFQSAIDTTCHVHHGEWCLEAIFCHGPAAEVRSLVYRLKDFDAVGRVSVTLLRDGQSP